CGTCATAATAAGAACTGTCGCTTCGTAATTAGTAAAGCTGTAAAAAAAACCTTAAAAGGCGTTGAAGGTTTGCAGAGCCAACTAGGAGACGCCACGTGTCATGGACATTAAATGGAAGAGACGGATGGAGCGTCAGTTCTAGGGAAGAATTAATGGCGGCAAATATTCCTGCTTTAATGaggtccacttcccaaatattctattgatgaataaatggcaagtggggggactatctgtattggaaaaaattaagtttatatatggaatatATTATAAGATGACACGTCATAACACGTGGACCAGTTAATGAAGGATATGTGATGAAGAGTAATCAAAGAGGCACGAGCTTTAACAGGCACGGGTAGATGTTAAGGAAAAGAACAAGGAGGATATGTGCTCGAAACTCTTTATTATGGAAGGGAATGAATCTGATAGTAAATAAGATATAGATACGTACTATTGGGCATTAAATACAGAAAACTTTAAGGAATCTGTATTGAATCAAATATGATTGCTGATTGTAAcattacattaaatgtcattaaatgccattaattgACAATAATGGCTCAATTATGGTAGAAATGAAACGTATTAcctagaaatagctataaaaggagaagactaATCATTTGTAAAGGCACAAAATATTATCGAAATAAATTGATTTCCTTTGCTTTCTTTtgttcatcttattattattaaagtcaattttttttattctatatttgattatcagtaacccgagttcttctaaaataaagctttccctatttttggttaaacaatttcGTTCTTGGAGTTGTTTGTCCGACGAAATCAAACACTAGTTCCTCGTCTTTTTTGTTTTTAAGTAGTTTTTTTGCATATGATCAAAATCAGTAAAAACTAAGGTCAAATGCTAAGATGTTTTAGTAGGTTTTTGTGATAAATTGGCCATAGCAGATTGTAAAGGAGGTGTTGGAAGCATGGAGATGAGAGGGATTTTATGGAGATTCTGGATGATGTTTGCGTTAATGGTATTTCCGGTGGCTGCCAGTAAACTTTTACCGAAGGGTTTGTTTGTATTATaaagaaagaaagcaaaaaaaaaaattgactccattaacaaagaaaaaaatactaaaaagatACATCAGTTTAAGTTTTAATGTTAATTAACTATAAGTACTTGTCCAGTTAAAATATGATACGCAgcaatattaatcatattttacTCATATTTTGCTTTTCACATGCCTCTAAGAGAGTGAACACACCCTCTATGCCACCTCAGCACCTAATGGTGTACTTATTCCATTTTAAAATAGTTCAGGAAGGTAATAGGAATTCCGAAACGTAAAAGTGTGTAGTTAGAACTTCGGTCATAGGTTAGGGTTGTACTTATGCATTTTTCCGAAAAAATTATATGCAAAAGTATAAAATTATTGTATCAGAGTCCCCAAAAAAATGTGGTGGAGATATGGATTCAAATCCCAACATAAATAAAAGGCAGAATGGCTTAAATGGCACATATAGTTGTGTCACTTTGTCATGTCGGTCCTTCTACTTCACTTTTTTTCATCCAGACACTTTAACTTGTTCAAAATCTATATTTTAAACCCCTCTGGCCATTGACCAAGCACATGTGACAATAAAATAGTTGAGCTGGACAAAATGTGTGTAATTCACGCGACCAAGGAGCGTGCATATGAAGATTTTGaagaataaataattaaaataaggagaaaaaaatcaataaaataaaaatgaaaaataaaataaaaatataagataaaataagtttaaaaaaaaaaaaaagcaaagagaCATTTTTTtacgcttcttcttcttccaccCCCACCCCCATCTTCCTTTTCCCTGTATGCTTTTCTTCTTCGCCCTCACCAGCCACGAATTTTCCTCAATGACTTCTCTGTTCCAGCTTTAGGCCAAGGAATTGGTGGACTTGAAAATGCACAAATAAACTTTAAAGTCACAGCAAAAATTCTAACCAAGGTATTTGGGTTTACTACTATGCAAGTCAAGTGACAGTGTATTATCAAGAACAAGATATTGGAGATTACCAAGTGTTGACACCAGAATTACCAGTGAATTCTCCAGCCAAATTGAACTTTTTGCTAATTTATGAGTTTTTTGCTGGTCTCAGTTGTAGTGGAGGAGaagagaaataaaaaaatcaagttaagagtttgataaactagaaattaggaattaaaaaaatGGGACCTAGAAATTacacatgtcaaattttaaaaggTTAAGCATATATGACAAGTCATTTTTGTCTAGTGATTGAGGAACACGCTCAGACGAATATGTTTATTAATCTTTATTTTTTAAGTTGAGGTGCTAAACTGGGAAATTCCTAAGTTCGTTTACCGGGTTGGCACTTCAGTACAAGTTTAAATGGCCAGAAGgctattttgcttttaataaataaaaaaaaaaggaaaacaaagtcATAATAACATAACGGTAGAAAATCTAGCGTTAAAGTCACTGTCCTTTTTTGTTATTTCATTCGATTCTTCTTTTAGGTTCTGGCTCCTAAACTACGATTGATTGGGAGTTAAGAAATTGGAATATAGCATGTTGGTTAATTTTTACCTACAAGTATATTTGCATGTTGAAAGAATTATGTTTTTTAAGAAAAAGCTGTTAACACATAAGTTTAATTTTCTTTTCCAGATtaagttttttttaaatatatgttCTTAGTTTTAATTACTAGTAACAGTGTGAGTATGAAATCAAGTGCAATTCTGTGATGTTTATTTGTATGAGTTTGCCAACTTTTGAAATTTATTTATaggataatttatttatttaattttaaaaaaattctttataaaaagtaaaaaaggaaagtataataatataaaataaaatcaatctACTTGATGTTGGCGCTTTAGAACACAATGGATAATATATATTATAGCAAGATAATAAGTATCTATAATATTTTTGAATAAGACTATGTGCAAAACACATAAGTAGTTAATTATAGTtaagtaataataattttagttaaataaagTGACAAGTATTATTTGTTTGTTAGTTGAGTATAAACATTCGGTGCGAACATTTTTACCCTTTGACTCTTATAGATAATTTTTCTTACGTGCGGTTTTTCTTTTAGATATTAACCTAGGCTACCTTGTGAAATTTTGGGGACAAGTGCATAGATAGCAATTTACAGGATGCTATTTAGAGATTATCTAATACTTATCTTGTCCAATTTGAGAACAATTCAGAATATTTCTGTcctgttataaaacaataaaagaagaagaacattGTAGggaaaagtagagagagagaattcttattgcttttgagatgaattacaatagaatagaaccctctatttatagggaaagaatgacttagccaccaagtaataaaccctaatATCTCTCTAAAtgtagacattcaccttaaatacaattttatttataacattccccccttgaatgtctattcaacagataatgtgcctcgttaaaaccttaactaaataaaacccaatgggaaaaaaattctagagaaggaaaaagagtacacatatctaacaatatgtcttttggttgcctcgttaaaaaccttgcaaggaaaacccaatgggacaaaaccgtgtaagaaaaaaagagtacaacgcgtattaactccctctaatgagagcatcaattcacatccttgagccttcgcatcccaatcttgtatACTAGCTTCTTAAAGGTTGACATCGGTAGAGATGTGGTGAATAAATCAATCATATTAACTCCAATGAATATGTTACACCTTGAAATCACCATTCTTGTATATATGTAATCTCTTCATATAATGTCGTGGAATAACAttttcaatatctccatagaggtaAAAATTCTCGCTAttacattatcatgcttatagttataacAAGATACATATGTGCAGAAATTACACTTATTATatggtacttcgggaccaagaattgtatatgcttcaagcgatttaaatccttcaaggattgtcatataagttaagtcatacAAGTCATataattgactttatactttcaagtgtttgaactacatgcccaaagctacatgtctttcatatgaaGCCATTTCTATTTGAATTGTGTCTCTTctatttggccaatatttttgtgTCCGTATGCAACAtacttaagatcctcatctatacttagcgctataatagatgtcgtcgacgaacattttatatcggttccaacctCCTtattttcataaagacataacatagagatctcttcattcatatatttaggtacctgaatctctcctGAGAtattatgaagtgttatgtcatgtgatcttctagatcacttgcctcctttattatgatcattttgatcatttggtCATATTCTTTAGgaagaagtttatttgaaaccgatttgtctatacgctttaagtGTACTATAGACTTTATCCTTCTGGGACTTAATtggagcatttgcaatgagaatatagttactttctttgtgttagcaaatgcgtctgacatgctttgcaatatattgcaaatgaattatccttttatgaacttcaagttcatattatcttattcgaAAATCTAAATGTACacatgataattcattccacataactttttctcaactgtttatcatgtctccccctcatgttagaaaaactaacttacTTCCTCAACTTTGGGAACCCATCTTTATGcgttatggtgttaatcaaaatatacaccgcatgtcaataataataagatgaaattatttggttcctgacctgaaccacttgtgaggggagaatgtaatatacttttaTATATAACGTATATCAAAGATAATTTtattctcataagcaatagtttagctattaagtggaggcactcaataagtTATTTTGCTAAATCAATTTTGATAGAAATCAACTTAttaagatgaactgtcttgaatggaaaatatagaaattatgttcgatcccaaagcttctactcaattggttagagtctcgtgctgataacgtgttataaaacaataaaagaagaagaagaagaacattgcagagaaaaatagagagagagaatttttattgctttgagatgaattacaatggaatagaaccctctatttataggaaaatagtgacttagccaccaagtaataaaccctatgATCTTTCTAAATATAGATATTCACCTTAAATACAATTTCATTTATAACATGTCCAAAAAAATTGAACCGAAAAACTAAAATCCAGGAATACATTGGCTAATTTCTAAATACAGCTCTGTAAAGTGGCTATCTTTGTCATTTCTATGAAAATTTGACCGGGCTGGGCGGATTGAGCCGATTGGGCCTAAAATTGCCAGCTTTAGTCAAGATACAATACGTGCCAAATAACAAAAGATCAAGAaatttaattaaattaaagaaaaataatgtttgttatgattttctcattaaaatatatacaaaaaatttaGCCTGATGTTAATCTTAAAACCCTTATAAGAATCTGATTCGCTTATAcagactaaaaaaaaaaaaagtaatacaCAATTCATTAAACTCCCACTCTATCGTCTACGACCTTTGCTCATATCTCCGCGACCTCCTCGGCGGCGATTTCTCTTTTCCGGCGAATTCAAAAAACGTAAGCTTCTTCTCTGTTATATATACATCCCGatttttcgtgtttaaaattaattaaaacggAATCTTATTAATTCCTCTTTCGTGAATTAGGTTTTACTGATATAGATTATGAATTATGAATTGGGTTTTAATTCACTGTGGCTGCTCCCACTGTATGAAGAAAAGAATCTGCTTTAATCTGTGTTTTGAGTGTTACTAATTAATTTTGTCGAACTATCGGATTCTTACAAAACAAGTAAAAGAATTATGAATAACGCTACTAAGATGAGTTTTCATTTTTATATAACGTTctgctagttttttttttttttttggggggatgggggggggggggttcttggAGCGTTATAAAAGATGAGATATGTATATTAATATTTGTATTTTTAGCTTTTTTTTCCCTTTGGCATGTTTTTGGTTTGTttaatttgtttgtttttcttttttgattatttttaaaaatttgtcTGTCCTCTCCCCCTCCAAAAAACCCCACACATTTGTGTGTGTGTGCATACTTATTGATTCCAATTGGGACGATGGGACGAAAGTGCTTTCAGGAATTTCAAATTGATCGATACAAAGTATACTATTATGTAAAAATAGTTTACTATGAATCTATGGTGGATATATTGAAGTGGAATGGATAAAGAAGATTTATGTAGCCTATCTCATCTAGTTTGGGATTGTGGGCATAGTGGACTAGTTGAATCAATCTTGGATGAAGCTAGAAGAAGCCTTGGTTTTTCCTCTCAGGATAAAAAGCGTACATTATTTTTGAGATTCCTTTGGACTTAATGTAGCAGAGATTCAACTCGGAGTAAACAAAAGTAATATTTGTAATTGGTCTCAACATTTGTTTTATTTATGTACTAAGGAGAATGTGGTAGGGGTATAATTGAAATATTATACCAGAACCTTCTGGTTTTCTTTGTTGGTTAACGTAATGTGCAAATCTGTGGGAAACAAATGTTCCCTAAAGTTTTTAATTGATTGGTTTTGCTGTTACGGTGTCCCAACAATCCTTTGGCTTTTGGAATGATTAGATATGTCATTGTATTTCTCTCTCTTTTCCTATAACATATGTTCCAGTGTTCGAGTCTGTATAATAACCTTAAGCTTTTTGTTTTTCTGGTTCACTAAACTATGACCTCTTATTGCCATTCTGTCTCTGGCTTCTTTCAATGTGATTTTATgcttctttcttttctatttatgCTACTGTTCCAATTTCTTGCTAGTTGCTTAGTCTTTTGTGCGAAGCTTCTTAATTACTATTCTCGATGTGTTTATTTCTTGGTCAGTTGGCTGAGCTGACTGGTGTATTGACGATCTACTTGTTCACATTTTCTAATCACTATCTTTGGTTACAACAGATAGTAAATACAATGGGGAAGAAAAAAACAGATGAGGCTGGTATTAGCGGGAAGGCTAAGGGAAGCAGCAAAGATGGCTCCAAGGAAGGGAAAAAGGAGAAGCTTTCTGTGTCTGCCATGCTTGCCAGCATGGACCAGAAACCTGAGAAGCCCAACAAAGGATCTTCAGGCACTGGTGCTAGTAAGCCCAAGCCTAAAGCAGCTCCAAAAGCGTCAGCTTACACTGATGGTATTGATCTTCCTCCctctgatgatgaagaagatgtgCTTCTccctgaagaagaggaagaactgAGAAGGCATAGAAGGAATGAAACAGGTCCACTTGATACCTCCATAAGTCATAAAGAGCTGAAGAAACGCGAAAAGAAGGACGTGCTTGCTTTTCAGGCAGCTGAGGTGGCCAAAAAGGAGGCACTTAGAGATGATCATGATGCTTTTACTGTTGTTATCGGTAGCAGGGCGTCTGTTCTTGAAGGTCAAGATGATGCTGATGCAAATGTCAAGGATATAACTATAGAAAATTTCTCTGTAGCAGCTCGTGGAAAGGAACTTTTAAAGAACACATCAGTTAAGATATCTCATGGGAAGAGATATGGTTTAGTTGGTCCCAATGGAAAGGGCAAGTCCACCCTACTAAAGCTCCTTGCTTGGAGGAAAATTCCAGTACCAAAAAACAttgatgtacttttggttgaacAAGAGATAGTTGGCGATGATAGGACTGCCCTTGAAGCTGTTGTTTCAGCTAACGAGGAACTCATCAAGCTCAGAGAAGAGGCTGCATCTTTACAGAATGCTGCTGCATCTGTTGGTGAGAATGAAGATGATGCTGATGGGGATGATGATGTTggagaaaaactttctgaactgtatgaaaggttgcaGCTGATGGGATCAGATGCTGCTGAGGCCCAAGCATCGAAAATTCTTGCTGGACTGGGTTTCACTAAGGAAATGCAGGTTCGTGCTACCCGGTCTTTTAGTGGTGGTTGGAGAATGAGAATTTCTCTAGCACGGGCTCTATTTGTTCAGCCTACGCTATTGCTGTTGGATGAACCTACTAATCATCTTGATCTTCGGGCTGTACTATGGTTAGAGGAGTACCTGTGCAGATGGAAGAAAACTCTGGTTGTTGTTTCACATGATCGAGACTTTCTGAACACTGTTTGCAATGAGATTATTCATCTCCATGACATGAAACTGCACTTCTATCGGGGTAACTTTGATGGTTTTGAAAGTGGATATGAACAACGTCGTAAAGAGATGAACAAGAAGTTTGAGATTTATGATAAGCAGTTAAAAGCTGCCAAGAGATCTGGAAATCGAGCACAACAGGAGAAGGTAAAAGACCGAGCCAAATTTGTAGCTGCCAAAGAATCAAAGAAAAAGGGCAAGGATAGGGTTGATGAAGATGAAACTCCACCTGAAGCCCCTCAGAAGTGGAGGGACTACACCGTTGAGTTCCACTTCCCCGAGCCTACTGAACTGACACCTCCACTTCTTCAGCTAATTGAGGTCAGCTTCAGTTACCCTAATCGACCAGACTTTAGGCTCTCTGATGTTGATGTTGGAATTGATATGGGGACCCGAGTCGCTATTGTTGGGCCCAATGGAGCAGGGAAATCGACTTTGCTCAACCTCCTCGCAGGTGATTTAGTTCCTTCAGAGGGTGAAGTCCGCAGGAGTCAAAAGTTGAGGATCGGACGGTACTCGCAGCATTTTGTTGATCTTCTCACAATGGATGAAACACCTGTCCAGTACCTTCTTCGTCTTCATCCAGATCAGGAGGGACCTAGTAAGCAAGAAGCTGTCCGTGCAAAGCTCGGAAAATTTGGACTTCCCAGCCATAACCATCTAACCCCCATTTTAAAGTTGTCTGGAGGACAAAAAGCTAGAGTTGTGTTCACATCTATTTCCATGTCGAAGCCTCACATCTTGCTATTAGATGAGCCAACAAACCATTTGGATATGCAGAGTATTGATGCTTTGGCAGATGCACTTGATGAATTCACAGGTGGAGTTGTGTTAGTCAGTCACGACTCTAGGCTCATATCGAGGGTTTGTGACGatgaagaaagaagtgaaatttggGTAGTTGAGAATGGAACTGTTGAAAAGTTCCCTGGTACATTTGATGAGTACAAGGAAGAACTTGTAAGGGAAATCAGGGAAGAGGTTGATGATTGATGTTGCAACCGGTTCATTCTACTGTGATATCTTGAGTTCTTTGTTCATTTTTTTGAACCTTTTCTTTACGACTTCATATTGAGGGAGTGTAATCTTCTGTTGCGGATATAGAAGAACATAGCGACTAAGTTATATGTACTGTGTCATATTCTATCTATTTCTTGTTATGGTTTGCCTCACAGGCAATAATGTCAGGAACATTGATTTTTGCTTCTTATTCAATCTGTTTTTCCTCTTGGTCTTAGGTCTGTCAGATTTGCCTCGATTTGCATCTTCAACTTGCATTAACATGTATGCTGTTTTGTTTCTATCGATCCGAGGACAGGTTTTATAATCtcactttctagttttgtaacaTGAACGATATGATACTGGAATTACTCGAATATGAACATATGATCTTTGTTTTTACCTACTGTTTTTCTAAAATCTGCAATATAAGATTTGCGTActccattttttttttataaggtaAAGGTTTCATTAGATAAAGTACCAAGATGGTACACAAAAGTACATGAAAGAAGGCTCAAATATCCAGTTACAACTTTCCGAGCATCTCAATAAAGTCCAAATACTGATCTACATTCTCCAAAATAGTACTCTTACACCAGAAATACAAATTATGTGGACATTTGTTCTTAATCCTACAGATATATGTCTTCTTTGTCCTTCAAAACATCTCTTATTTCTTTATGGCCAAAAAGTCCaaaatgttataaaataaagactgtaaagtaaagacaagtataaagagaaactgatatattattcgaactcaaactgatgtacataatgaactgaaatctcttctatttatagaagaaaggaagctgctactacaagttgttgtgtaagctgctacaagctgctgtgtaagctgctacaagctgctgtgtaagctgctactacaagctgttgtgtaagctgctacaagctgctgtgtaagttgctacgcaagctgttgtgtaagctgctactgtaccagatatggataatcttctactgagagcaatatttatccataacggagtactgaatggataaacttattatatccggtatggataatcttctaccgggggtaatgtttatccataattgggtactgaaaggataaacttattatacccggtatggataatcttctaccggggtaatgtttatccataactgggtactgaaaagataagcttattatacccggtatggataaacttctactgggggtaatgtttatccataaccgggtaccgaagtgataagcttcttcaggaagcttatttccaatatagtactaaatagataaacatatttacggtggagtcccatatggataagcttcttcaggaagcttatttacaacggagtactaaatgaacatccataatataatatatttataacactcccccttggatgttcattaaaagataatgtgcctcattaaaaccttactaggaaaaaccacgtgggaaaaaaatctcagtgaaggaaaaagagtacacatatttagtaagacgcattgctaggtgcctcattaaaaaccttataaggaaaaccccatgggaaaaaaccttagtaagggaaaaagagtgcatcgcgtattttactccccctgatgaaaaccttgtttcaaatatttgagtctccgcattccaatcttgtataccatcttctcaaaagttgaagttggcaaagatttagtgaataaatctgctggattattacttgaacggatttgttgcacatcaatgtcaccacttttctgaagatcgtgtgtgtagaataattttggtgaaatgtgcttcgttctatctccttttataaatcctcccttcaattgggctatgcatgcagcattgtcttcgtataaaattgtgggtcttttctcacattccaaaccacatttttctcgaataaaatgaattattgatctcaaccatacgcattccctacttgcttcatgaatagctattatctcggcgtgatttgaagaagtagcaacaatagattgctttgtggagcgccatgatatgatagtacctccatatgtaaatacgtagccggtttgagatcgagctttatgaggatcagataaataacctgcatctgcataaccaacaaggtctgcactatctttgttagcataaaacaaactcatatcaagagttccctttaaatatcgcaatatatgcttaatcccgttccaatgtctccgtgtaggagaagaactatatcttgctagtaaattaacagaaaatgctatgtcaggccttgtagcattagcaagatacattagtgcaccaattgcactgagatagggtacttcgggaccaaggagttcctcgtcctcttctggaggtcggaacaaatccttattcacttcaagtgatcgaacaaccattggtgtactcaatgggtgcgctttgtccatgtaaaagtgttttaagaccctttctgtataggcagattgatggataaagatctcatctgctaaatattcaatttgcagaccaagacaaagttttgtctttccaagatatTTCATctcaattctttcttaagatattcaattgccttttgaagctcttctggagttccaacaagatttatgtcatcaacataaacaacaagtataacaaattctgatgccattttctttataaaaatacatggacaaataacatcatttatgtaaccttctttcagcaaatattcactaaggcgattataccacatgcgcccagattgctttaaaccgtacaaagatctttgtaatctgattgaatacatttcctgagattttgcttcaggcattttaaatccttcagggattttcatataaatttcattatcaagtgaaccgtacagataagctgtaactacatccattagatgtatttcaagcttttcatgtagtgctaaactgatgagatatcgaaatgttatggcatccataacaggtgaatatgtttcatcaaaatcgactccaggtcgttgtgagaatccttgtgcaacaaggcgagctttgtatctttcaacttcatttttatcattcctttttcgcacaaaaacccatttatgaccaactggttttataccagcaggtgtttggactactggtccaaagacctctcttttagcaagtgacttcaattccgattgaattgcctcttgccattttggccaatcagatctttgtc
The Nicotiana sylvestris chromosome 11, ASM39365v2, whole genome shotgun sequence DNA segment above includes these coding regions:
- the LOC104223746 gene encoding ABC transporter F family member 4-like is translated as MGKKKTDEAGISGKAKGSSKDGSKEGKKEKLSVSAMLASMDQKPEKPNKGSSGTGASKPKPKAAPKASAYTDGIDLPPSDDEEDVLLPEEEEELRRHRRNETGPLDTSISHKELKKREKKDVLAFQAAEVAKKEALRDDHDAFTVVIGSRASVLEGQDDADANVKDITIENFSVAARGKELLKNTSVKISHGKRYGLVGPNGKGKSTLLKLLAWRKIPVPKNIDVLLVEQEIVGDDRTALEAVVSANEELIKLREEAASLQNAAASVGENEDDADGDDDVGEKLSELYERLQLMGSDAAEAQASKILAGLGFTKEMQVRATRSFSGGWRMRISLARALFVQPTLLLLDEPTNHLDLRAVLWLEEYLCRWKKTLVVVSHDRDFLNTVCNEIIHLHDMKLHFYRGNFDGFESGYEQRRKEMNKKFEIYDKQLKAAKRSGNRAQQEKVKDRAKFVAAKESKKKGKDRVDEDETPPEAPQKWRDYTVEFHFPEPTELTPPLLQLIEVSFSYPNRPDFRLSDVDVGIDMGTRVAIVGPNGAGKSTLLNLLAGDLVPSEGEVRRSQKLRIGRYSQHFVDLLTMDETPVQYLLRLHPDQEGPSKQEAVRAKLGKFGLPSHNHLTPILKLSGGQKARVVFTSISMSKPHILLLDEPTNHLDMQSIDALADALDEFTGGVVLVSHDSRLISRVCDDEERSEIWVVENGTVEKFPGTFDEYKEELVREIREEVDD